GTGATGGGACCTCGGCCATCAAGGTTCTCTGAGGCGGCGCCGTTGCCGCCGCTGGTCCCCCCTCCGGTGCCCCCGCCACAAGCGGAAAGTGTCATGGCGAACACCGCAGCAGCCGCCAGTGGCATATACAACTTTGAAATCTTGGTTCCCATGCTCATTCTCCTAAAGTGAAAATCTCCATACGCTGCATCCTTTTGGACGGATCGCGCCAGTGGTGAACCTCACACTAGTTACAAGCGGGCATATAGTGCAAGCGCTTACACCTTTTCTTTACCATTTCGTTTCCATACAAGAATATGGGCCCGGGAGCCCGCGCCAGATTCGCCACGGTGCGCCCATGGCCGCGCTGAACGCCCCTAGGCGGCGCTTTAGACAGAAATAAGGGCGGCTTCTACCCCTGGGATAGCCGCCGCCCTTGCTGGACTTTTGTCCAGCAGACTACTTATTGTGCTTGAACAGGCCGGAAATCTTGGCCCCAAGGCCCTTGGCATGCTCAGCTGCATCCCCAGCAAATTCCTTTACGTTCTCCGCAGCGTCTCCTGCAAATTCCTTTACGTTCTCAACAGCATCTTCGGTGAATTCTTTGATGTTTTCACCGGCATCCCCAGCAAATTCCTTGGCGTTTCCAACTGCGTCCGCGGCGAAATCCTTGGCCTTATCCATGGCTTCGCCACCCGTCTTTTCAGTATTGCTCTCAGTCATGATGCCCTCCATCGTGTGCCGCTGCGGACCCGAGGCGCTCTACGCCCAAGGTTGATGATAAATCGAGACTAGCGGACTCGTTCGGCTTTAGTGAAGCGTGACCTTGCCCCGGAGCCGATGCTGAGCAGCACCGGGACTTCAAGGCCCAGTAGTTCCTCCAGGATGCTCACCAGTTCGGTAATTTCTGCTGCAATTTCTTGTGGCGCAACGCCTTGACGGGGGAGTACACGAACCCTCAGTGCCGTTCGTTTGCGGAAGTCATAACTCGTCACAGAAACACCAAACACGTCGGTACGTTCCAAAAGTGCGCTTTTGAGCGCCTGCTCGGCCACCGCACAGCTAAGCCTGACCGAACCGGCGGCACCGTCGTCGTCCCCGTTGCCGCCATTGTCATACAGAGTGCCGGCCCTGCCCTTGCCCTGGTTCGCGATCCAAGAAACCATCACAATTACCACCAACAAGAAGATGGCTGCCCCGGCAAACCAAATCCAGCTCTCCGACGTTCCCAGCAGCCGCGTTCGCTCCGCATACCTCGCCACCGCGTCCACCTGACCACCCGCCCAGCCCCGCCACCACCGGGCCGCTGACGGTACTGCGGCAAGCAGGATCGCCCCCGCACCTACCAGCGCAAGGAACAACCCGAGCACAGTCAATAGGAAGCGGTTTAAGGCTCGAGGAGTTCCGTTCATACCCCGACCACCCCGCTCACGGCCAGCTTCACGCTCACGGCCGGGGAAGGGCTTAGCCCCATGTCCGCGACCTGTGCCTCAACGGCAGCCGCAATAGCATTCTCAGAGAGGTGAATCCCGGATGTGGGCCGGATGCTAACCTGCACCAGGCGAGCCGAAACCACCACCATGACCTGCTCACGAGTCACACCTGCCGCCACGCGAGCGCACCTAGCAAGGGCGGAGGCTATGACCTCGTCATCCACCACAATCGCTACTTTGCTGTTGAGAATCACATGCCGTGCCCGACGCCCCGGGAGCAGCCCATGCGCCAAAAAAATCAACCCGCTCAGGATAATAAGCACCCCCGCAGCACCTAGCAGGACCCG
This genomic window from Arthrobacter sp. TMP15 contains:
- a CDS encoding CsbD family protein — its product is MTESNTEKTGGEAMDKAKDFAADAVGNAKEFAGDAGENIKEFTEDAVENVKEFAGDAAENVKEFAGDAAEHAKGLGAKISGLFKHNK